A single Salmo trutta chromosome 14, fSalTru1.1, whole genome shotgun sequence DNA region contains:
- the LOC115147301 gene encoding chromatin modification-related protein eaf-1 isoform X1, with translation MAVMIGIAFRVSWLCCLLIGGIMSSTSEGDWSPTLGSNAAWLYAGSLRSLGYGNYKSPTAQMQAQQKHPAAILRKELAPMSQQPQQVWYPATELQKQKQLTAMNQQVWHPAPMPMLQKEPTAEPQQQRQPTTVLQQVWHPAHMLQQTQLTAVPQQVWHPAHMLQQKQPTAVPQQVWHPAHMLQQKQPTAVPQQVWHPAHMLQQKQPTAVPQQVWHPAHMLQQKQPTAVPQQVWHPDHMLQQKQPTAVPQQVWHPAHMLQQEQPTAVPQQVWHPAHMLQQKQPTAVPQQVWHPAHMLQQKQPSPVPQQVWHPAHMLQQQPTAVPQQVWHPAQMPLQQKQPTTMPQQVWHPAQMHQQQPTAVPQQVWHPAHMLQQQPTAVPQQVWNPSQMPLQQKEPTATPQQVWHPSQMPLQQKQPTAMPQQVWHPAHMLQKQPTAEPQQQRQPTTVPQQVWHPARMPLQQKQPTAVPQQVWHPSQMPLQQKQPTAEPQQQRQPTTVPQQVWHPAHMLQKQPTAEPQQQRQPTTVPQQVWHPARMPLQQKQPTAVPQQVWHPSQMPLQQKQPTAEPQQQRQPTTVPQQVWHPAHMLPQKQPTTVPQQVWHPSQMPLQQKQPTAVPQQVWHPSQMPLQQKQPTAVPQQVWHPSQMPLQQKQPTAVPQQVWHPAQFPQQKQLAPMPLLQKEPTTIAQQPQQVWHPAQMPKNRPATEPQQQKQPSTTPQQALLPAQMPLQQKQPATEPQQKEPTAMPQQVLHLAQMLQKEHATNPQQVWHPAQFPQQKQLAPMPLLQKEPTTIAQQPQQVWHPAQMPKNRPATEPQQQKQPSTTPQQALLPAQMPLQQKQPATEPQQKEPTAMPQQVLHLAQMLQKEHATNPQQVWHPAQFPQQKQLAPMPLLQKEPTTIAQQPQQVWNPAQMPKKQPATELQKQPSITPQQALLPAQMPLQQKQLATEPQQKELTAMPQQVWYEAKMFQQLNHLAAMPQKQQASISEQPPLVWHPAQFPPQQKELAVEPQQVWYQAKMLQQQNHLAAIPQQPPLVWHPAQFPPQQKELAVEPQQVWYQAKMLQQQNHLAAIPQQPPLVWHPAQSPQQKQLAVEPQQVWNPAQIPKKQLATELQKQPSTTPQQALLPAQMPLQQKQLATEPQQKELTAMPQQVWYQVKTFQQQNLAAMPQKQQASIPEQPPLVWHPAQFPPQQKELAVEPQQVWYPAQMPQQQLAMSQQKHYESTEDGASSSSQFQIGFKSHNENGKTVFSQTRYTRREAMPIDSGNAPNGTYPPLVKDPTRTI, from the exons ATGGCCGTGATGATTGGAATCGCTTTCAG AGTTTCTTGGCTTTGTTGCCTGCTAATTGGAGGGATAATGTCTTCTACATCAGAAG GTGATTGGTCTCCTACACTGGGTTCTAATGCAGCATGGCTCTATGCAGGATCACTTAGGTCTCTAGGATATGGCAATTATAAGTCGCCAACAGCTCAAATGCAAGCGCAACAGAAACATCCGGCTGCCATCCTGCGGAAGGAACTGGCCCCCATGTCCCAGCAACCTCAGCAAGTATGGTATCCAGCCACTGAGCTTCAGAAGCAGAAGCAACTGACTGCCATGAACcagcaagtgtggcatccagctcCAATGCCCATGCTGCAGAAGGAACCGACCGCAGAACCTCAGCAACAGAGGCAACCAACAACTGTGCTCcagcaagtgtggcatccagctcaCATGCTGCAGCAGACGCAACTGACTGCCGTGCCCcagcaagtgtggcatccagctcaCATGCTGCAGCAGAAGCAACCGACTGCCGTGCCCcagcaagtgtggcatccagctcaCATGCTGCAGCAGAAGCAACCGACTGCCGTGCCCcagcaagtgtggcatccagctcaCATGCTGCAGCAGAAGCAACCGACTGCCGTGCCCcagcaagtgtggcatccagctcaCATGCTGCAGCAGAAGCAACCGACTGCCGTGCCCcagcaagtgtggcatccagATCACATGCTGCAGCAGAAGCAACCGACTGCCGTGCCCcagcaagtgtggcatccagctcaCATGCTGCAGCAGGAGCAACCGACTGCCGTGCCCcagcaagtgtggcatccagctcaCATGCTGCAGCAGAAGCAACCGACTGCTGTGCCCcagcaagtgtggcatccagctcaCATGCTGCAGCAGAAGCAACCGAGTCCCGTGCCCcagcaagtgtggcatccagctcaCATGCTGCAGCAGCAACCGACCGCCGTGCCCcagcaagtgtggcatccagctcaaatgcCCCTGCAGCAGAAGCAACCGACCACCATGCCCcagcaagtgtggcatccagctcaaatgcATCAGCAGCAACCGACCGCCGTGCCCcagcaagtgtggcatccagctcaCATGCTGCAGCAGCAACCGACCGCCGTGCCCCAGCAAGTGTGGAATCCTTCTCAAATGCCCCTGCAGCAGAAGGAACCGACTGCCACGCCCCAGCAAGTGTGGCATCCTTCGCAAATGCCCCTGCAGCAGAAGCAACCGACCGCCATGCCCcagcaagtgtggcatccagctcaCATGCTGCAGAAGCAACCTACCGCAGAACCTCAGCAGCAGAGGCAACCAACAACTGTGCCCcagcaagtgtggcatccagctcGCATGCCCCTGCAGCAGAAGCAACCGACTGCCGTGCCCCAGCAAGTGTGGCATCCTTCTCAAATGCCCCTGCAGCAGAAGCAACCTACTGCAGAACCTCAGCAGCAGAGGCAACCAACAACTGTGCCCcagcaagtgtggcatccagctcaCATGCTGCAGAAGCAACCTACCGCAGAACCTCAGCAGCAGAGGCAACCAACAACTGTGCCCcagcaagtgtggcatccagctcGCATGCCCCTGCAGCAGAAGCAACCGACTGCCGTGCCCCAGCAAGTGTGGCATCCTTCTCAAATGCCCCTGCAGCAGAAGCAACCTACTGCAGAACCTCAGCAGCAGAGGCAACCAACAACTGTGCCCcagcaagtgtggcatccagctcaCATGCTGCCGCAGAAGCAACCAACAACTGTGCCCCAGCAAGTGTGGCATCCTTCTCAAATGCCCCTGCAGCAGAAGCAACCGACTGCCGTCCCCCAGCAAGTGTGGCATCCTTCTCAAATGCCCCTGCAGCAGAAGCAACCGACTGCCGTCCCCCAGCAAGTGTGGCATCCTTCTCAAATGCCCCTGCAGCAGAAGCAACCGACTGCCGTGCCCcagcaagtgtggcatccagctcaaTTTCCCCAGCAGAAGCAACTGGCCCCCATGCCTCTACTGCAGAAGGAACCAACCACCATAGCCCAGCAACCTCAGCAGgtgtggcatccagctcaaatgcCCAAGAATCGACCAGCCACTGAACCTCAGCAGCAGAAGCAACCATCCACCACGCCCCAGCAAGCGTTGCTTCCAGCTCAAATGCCCCTGCAGCAGAAGCAACCGGCCACTGAACCTCAGCAGAAGGAACCGACCGCCATGCCCCAGCAAGTGTTACATCTAGCTCAAATGCTGCAGAAGGAACATGCCACCAATCCTcagcaagtgtggcatccagctcaaTTTCCCCAGCAGAAGCAACTGGCCCCCATGCCTCTACTGCAGAAGGAACCAACCACCATAGCCCAGCAACCTCAGCAGgtgtggcatccagctcaaatgcCCAAGAATCGACCAGCCACTGAACCTCAGCAGCAGAAGCAACCATCCACCACGCCCCAGCAAGCGTTGCTTCCAGCTCAAATGCCCCTGCAGCAGAAGCAACCGGCCACTGAACCTCAGCAGAAGGAACCGACCGCCATGCCCCAGCAAGTGTTACATCTAGCTCAAATGCTGCAGAAGGAACATGCCACCAATCCTcagcaagtgtggcatccagctcaaTTTCCCCAGCAGAAGCAACTGGCCCCCATGCCTCTACTGCAGAAGGAACCAACCACCATAGCCCAGCAACCTCAGCAGGTGTGGAATCCAGCTCAAATGCCCAAAAAGCAACCAGCCACTGAATTGCAGAAGCAACCATCCATCACGCCCCAGCAAGCATTGCTTCCAGCTCAAATGCCCCTGCAGCAGAAGCAACTGGCCACTGAACCTCAACAGAAGGAACTGACCGCCATGCCCCAGCAAGTGTGGTATGAAGCTAAAATGTTCCAGCAGCTAAATCATCTGGCCGCCATGCCACAGAAGCAACAGGCCTCCATTTCCGAGCAGCCTCCGCTCGTGTGGCATCCAGCTCAATTTCCCCCGCAGCAGAAGGAACTGGCTGTCGAGCCCCAGCAAGTGTGGTATCAAGCTAAAATGCTTCAGCAGCAAAATCATCTGGCCGCCATTCCCCAGCAGCCTCCGCTCGTGTGGCATCCAGCTCAATTTCCCCCGCAGCAGAAGGAACTGGCTGTCGAGCCCCAGCAAGTGTGGTATCAAGCTAAAATGCTTCAGCAGCAAAATCATCTGGCCGCCATTCCCCAGCAGCCTCCGCTCgtgtggcatccagctcaaaGTCCCCAGCAGAAGCAACTGGCTGTCGAACCTCAGCAGGTGTGGAATCCAGCTCAAATTCCCAAGAAGCAACTAGCCACTGAATTGCAGAAGCAACCATCTACCACGCCCCAGCAAGCATTGCTTCCAGCTCAAATGCCCCTGCAGCAGAAGCAACTGGCCACTGAACCTCAACAGAAGGAACTGACCGCCATGCCCCAGCAAGTGTGGTATCAAGTTAAAACATTCCAGCAGCAAAATTTGGCTGCCATGCCACAGAAGCAACAGGCCTCCATTCCCGAGCAGCCTCCGCTCGTGTGGCATCCAGCTCAATTTCCCCCGCAGCAGAAGGAACTGGCTGTCGAGCCCCAGCAAGTGTGGTATCCAGCTCAAATGCCCCAGCAGCAACTGGCCATGTCTCAGCAGAAACACTACGAAAGCACTGAAGATGGTGCCTCTAGTAGCTCTCAGTTCCAAATCGGTTTCAAATCCCACAACGAGAATGGCAAAACTGTCTTCTCCCAAACCCGCTACACTCGTAGGGAGGCTATGCCTATTGACAGCGGAAATGCTCCCAATGGCACATACCCGCCACTAGTAAAGGATCCTACAAG GACAATCTAA
- the LOC115147301 gene encoding chromatin modification-related protein eaf-1 isoform X2: MAVMIGIAFRVSWLCCLLIGGIMSSTSEGSLRSLGYGNYKSPTAQMQAQQKHPAAILRKELAPMSQQPQQVWYPATELQKQKQLTAMNQQVWHPAPMPMLQKEPTAEPQQQRQPTTVLQQVWHPAHMLQQTQLTAVPQQVWHPAHMLQQKQPTAVPQQVWHPAHMLQQKQPTAVPQQVWHPAHMLQQKQPTAVPQQVWHPAHMLQQKQPTAVPQQVWHPDHMLQQKQPTAVPQQVWHPAHMLQQEQPTAVPQQVWHPAHMLQQKQPTAVPQQVWHPAHMLQQKQPSPVPQQVWHPAHMLQQQPTAVPQQVWHPAQMPLQQKQPTTMPQQVWHPAQMHQQQPTAVPQQVWHPAHMLQQQPTAVPQQVWNPSQMPLQQKEPTATPQQVWHPSQMPLQQKQPTAMPQQVWHPAHMLQKQPTAEPQQQRQPTTVPQQVWHPARMPLQQKQPTAVPQQVWHPSQMPLQQKQPTAEPQQQRQPTTVPQQVWHPAHMLQKQPTAEPQQQRQPTTVPQQVWHPARMPLQQKQPTAVPQQVWHPSQMPLQQKQPTAEPQQQRQPTTVPQQVWHPAHMLPQKQPTTVPQQVWHPSQMPLQQKQPTAVPQQVWHPSQMPLQQKQPTAVPQQVWHPSQMPLQQKQPTAVPQQVWHPAQFPQQKQLAPMPLLQKEPTTIAQQPQQVWHPAQMPKNRPATEPQQQKQPSTTPQQALLPAQMPLQQKQPATEPQQKEPTAMPQQVLHLAQMLQKEHATNPQQVWHPAQFPQQKQLAPMPLLQKEPTTIAQQPQQVWHPAQMPKNRPATEPQQQKQPSTTPQQALLPAQMPLQQKQPATEPQQKEPTAMPQQVLHLAQMLQKEHATNPQQVWHPAQFPQQKQLAPMPLLQKEPTTIAQQPQQVWNPAQMPKKQPATELQKQPSITPQQALLPAQMPLQQKQLATEPQQKELTAMPQQVWYEAKMFQQLNHLAAMPQKQQASISEQPPLVWHPAQFPPQQKELAVEPQQVWYQAKMLQQQNHLAAIPQQPPLVWHPAQFPPQQKELAVEPQQVWYQAKMLQQQNHLAAIPQQPPLVWHPAQSPQQKQLAVEPQQVWNPAQIPKKQLATELQKQPSTTPQQALLPAQMPLQQKQLATEPQQKELTAMPQQVWYQVKTFQQQNLAAMPQKQQASIPEQPPLVWHPAQFPPQQKELAVEPQQVWYPAQMPQQQLAMSQQKHYESTEDGASSSSQFQIGFKSHNENGKTVFSQTRYTRREAMPIDSGNAPNGTYPPLVKDPTRTI, from the exons ATGGCCGTGATGATTGGAATCGCTTTCAG AGTTTCTTGGCTTTGTTGCCTGCTAATTGGAGGGATAATGTCTTCTACATCAGAAG GATCACTTAGGTCTCTAGGATATGGCAATTATAAGTCGCCAACAGCTCAAATGCAAGCGCAACAGAAACATCCGGCTGCCATCCTGCGGAAGGAACTGGCCCCCATGTCCCAGCAACCTCAGCAAGTATGGTATCCAGCCACTGAGCTTCAGAAGCAGAAGCAACTGACTGCCATGAACcagcaagtgtggcatccagctcCAATGCCCATGCTGCAGAAGGAACCGACCGCAGAACCTCAGCAACAGAGGCAACCAACAACTGTGCTCcagcaagtgtggcatccagctcaCATGCTGCAGCAGACGCAACTGACTGCCGTGCCCcagcaagtgtggcatccagctcaCATGCTGCAGCAGAAGCAACCGACTGCCGTGCCCcagcaagtgtggcatccagctcaCATGCTGCAGCAGAAGCAACCGACTGCCGTGCCCcagcaagtgtggcatccagctcaCATGCTGCAGCAGAAGCAACCGACTGCCGTGCCCcagcaagtgtggcatccagctcaCATGCTGCAGCAGAAGCAACCGACTGCCGTGCCCcagcaagtgtggcatccagATCACATGCTGCAGCAGAAGCAACCGACTGCCGTGCCCcagcaagtgtggcatccagctcaCATGCTGCAGCAGGAGCAACCGACTGCCGTGCCCcagcaagtgtggcatccagctcaCATGCTGCAGCAGAAGCAACCGACTGCTGTGCCCcagcaagtgtggcatccagctcaCATGCTGCAGCAGAAGCAACCGAGTCCCGTGCCCcagcaagtgtggcatccagctcaCATGCTGCAGCAGCAACCGACCGCCGTGCCCcagcaagtgtggcatccagctcaaatgcCCCTGCAGCAGAAGCAACCGACCACCATGCCCcagcaagtgtggcatccagctcaaatgcATCAGCAGCAACCGACCGCCGTGCCCcagcaagtgtggcatccagctcaCATGCTGCAGCAGCAACCGACCGCCGTGCCCCAGCAAGTGTGGAATCCTTCTCAAATGCCCCTGCAGCAGAAGGAACCGACTGCCACGCCCCAGCAAGTGTGGCATCCTTCGCAAATGCCCCTGCAGCAGAAGCAACCGACCGCCATGCCCcagcaagtgtggcatccagctcaCATGCTGCAGAAGCAACCTACCGCAGAACCTCAGCAGCAGAGGCAACCAACAACTGTGCCCcagcaagtgtggcatccagctcGCATGCCCCTGCAGCAGAAGCAACCGACTGCCGTGCCCCAGCAAGTGTGGCATCCTTCTCAAATGCCCCTGCAGCAGAAGCAACCTACTGCAGAACCTCAGCAGCAGAGGCAACCAACAACTGTGCCCcagcaagtgtggcatccagctcaCATGCTGCAGAAGCAACCTACCGCAGAACCTCAGCAGCAGAGGCAACCAACAACTGTGCCCcagcaagtgtggcatccagctcGCATGCCCCTGCAGCAGAAGCAACCGACTGCCGTGCCCCAGCAAGTGTGGCATCCTTCTCAAATGCCCCTGCAGCAGAAGCAACCTACTGCAGAACCTCAGCAGCAGAGGCAACCAACAACTGTGCCCcagcaagtgtggcatccagctcaCATGCTGCCGCAGAAGCAACCAACAACTGTGCCCCAGCAAGTGTGGCATCCTTCTCAAATGCCCCTGCAGCAGAAGCAACCGACTGCCGTCCCCCAGCAAGTGTGGCATCCTTCTCAAATGCCCCTGCAGCAGAAGCAACCGACTGCCGTCCCCCAGCAAGTGTGGCATCCTTCTCAAATGCCCCTGCAGCAGAAGCAACCGACTGCCGTGCCCcagcaagtgtggcatccagctcaaTTTCCCCAGCAGAAGCAACTGGCCCCCATGCCTCTACTGCAGAAGGAACCAACCACCATAGCCCAGCAACCTCAGCAGgtgtggcatccagctcaaatgcCCAAGAATCGACCAGCCACTGAACCTCAGCAGCAGAAGCAACCATCCACCACGCCCCAGCAAGCGTTGCTTCCAGCTCAAATGCCCCTGCAGCAGAAGCAACCGGCCACTGAACCTCAGCAGAAGGAACCGACCGCCATGCCCCAGCAAGTGTTACATCTAGCTCAAATGCTGCAGAAGGAACATGCCACCAATCCTcagcaagtgtggcatccagctcaaTTTCCCCAGCAGAAGCAACTGGCCCCCATGCCTCTACTGCAGAAGGAACCAACCACCATAGCCCAGCAACCTCAGCAGgtgtggcatccagctcaaatgcCCAAGAATCGACCAGCCACTGAACCTCAGCAGCAGAAGCAACCATCCACCACGCCCCAGCAAGCGTTGCTTCCAGCTCAAATGCCCCTGCAGCAGAAGCAACCGGCCACTGAACCTCAGCAGAAGGAACCGACCGCCATGCCCCAGCAAGTGTTACATCTAGCTCAAATGCTGCAGAAGGAACATGCCACCAATCCTcagcaagtgtggcatccagctcaaTTTCCCCAGCAGAAGCAACTGGCCCCCATGCCTCTACTGCAGAAGGAACCAACCACCATAGCCCAGCAACCTCAGCAGGTGTGGAATCCAGCTCAAATGCCCAAAAAGCAACCAGCCACTGAATTGCAGAAGCAACCATCCATCACGCCCCAGCAAGCATTGCTTCCAGCTCAAATGCCCCTGCAGCAGAAGCAACTGGCCACTGAACCTCAACAGAAGGAACTGACCGCCATGCCCCAGCAAGTGTGGTATGAAGCTAAAATGTTCCAGCAGCTAAATCATCTGGCCGCCATGCCACAGAAGCAACAGGCCTCCATTTCCGAGCAGCCTCCGCTCGTGTGGCATCCAGCTCAATTTCCCCCGCAGCAGAAGGAACTGGCTGTCGAGCCCCAGCAAGTGTGGTATCAAGCTAAAATGCTTCAGCAGCAAAATCATCTGGCCGCCATTCCCCAGCAGCCTCCGCTCGTGTGGCATCCAGCTCAATTTCCCCCGCAGCAGAAGGAACTGGCTGTCGAGCCCCAGCAAGTGTGGTATCAAGCTAAAATGCTTCAGCAGCAAAATCATCTGGCCGCCATTCCCCAGCAGCCTCCGCTCgtgtggcatccagctcaaaGTCCCCAGCAGAAGCAACTGGCTGTCGAACCTCAGCAGGTGTGGAATCCAGCTCAAATTCCCAAGAAGCAACTAGCCACTGAATTGCAGAAGCAACCATCTACCACGCCCCAGCAAGCATTGCTTCCAGCTCAAATGCCCCTGCAGCAGAAGCAACTGGCCACTGAACCTCAACAGAAGGAACTGACCGCCATGCCCCAGCAAGTGTGGTATCAAGTTAAAACATTCCAGCAGCAAAATTTGGCTGCCATGCCACAGAAGCAACAGGCCTCCATTCCCGAGCAGCCTCCGCTCGTGTGGCATCCAGCTCAATTTCCCCCGCAGCAGAAGGAACTGGCTGTCGAGCCCCAGCAAGTGTGGTATCCAGCTCAAATGCCCCAGCAGCAACTGGCCATGTCTCAGCAGAAACACTACGAAAGCACTGAAGATGGTGCCTCTAGTAGCTCTCAGTTCCAAATCGGTTTCAAATCCCACAACGAGAATGGCAAAACTGTCTTCTCCCAAACCCGCTACACTCGTAGGGAGGCTATGCCTATTGACAGCGGAAATGCTCCCAATGGCACATACCCGCCACTAGTAAAGGATCCTACAAG GACAATCTAA
- the LOC115147301 gene encoding altered inheritance of mitochondria protein 3 isoform X4, producing the protein MAVMIGIAFRVSWLCCLLIGGIMSSTSEGDWSPTLGSNAAWLYAGSLRSLGYGNYKSPTAQMQAQQKHPAAILRKELAPMSQQPQQVWYPATELQKQKQLTAMNQQVWHPAPMPMLQKEPTAEPQQQRQPTTVLQQVWHPAHMLQQTQLTAVPQQVWHPAHMLQQKQPTAVPQQVWHPAHMLQQKQPTAVPQQVWHPAHMLQQKQPTAVPQQVWHPAHMLQQKQPTAVPQQVWHPDHMLQQKQPTAVPQQVWHPAHMLQQEQPTAVPQQVWHPAHMLQQKQPTAVPQQVWHPAHMLQQKQPSPVPQQVWHPAHMLQQQPTAVPQQVWHPAQMPLQQKQPTTMPQQVWHPAQMHQQQPTAVPQQVWHPAHMLQQQPTAVPQQVWNPSQMPLQQKEPTATPQQVWHPSQMPLQQKQPTAMPQQVWHPAHMLQKQPTAEPQQQRQPTTVPQQVWHPARMPLQQKQPTAVPQQVWHPSQMPLQQKQPTAEPQQQRQPTTVPQQVWHPAHMLQKQPTAEPQQQRQPTTVPQQVWHPARMPLQQKQPTAVPQQVWHPSQMPLQQKQPTAEPQQQRQPTTVPQQVWHPAHMLPQKQPTTVPQQVWHPSQMPLQQKQPTAVPQQVWHPSQMPLQQKQPTAVPQQVWHPSQMPLQQKQPTAVPQQVWHPAQFPQQKQLAPMPLLQKEPTTIAQQPQQVWHPAQMPKNRPATEPQQQKQPSTTPQQALLPAQMPLQQKQLATEPQQKELTAMPQQVWYEAKMFQQLNHLAAMPQKQQASISEQPPLVWHPAQFPPQQKELAVEPQQVWYQAKMLQQQNHLAAIPQQPPLVWHPAQFPPQQKELAVEPQQVWYQAKMLQQQNHLAAIPQQPPLVWHPAQSPQQKQLAVEPQQVWNPAQIPKKQLATELQKQPSTTPQQALLPAQMPLQQKQLATEPQQKELTAMPQQVWYQVKTFQQQNLAAMPQKQQASIPEQPPLVWHPAQFPPQQKELAVEPQQVWYPAQMPQQQLAMSQQKHYESTEDGASSSSQFQIGFKSHNENGKTVFSQTRYTRREAMPIDSGNAPNGTYPPLVKDPTRTI; encoded by the exons ATGGCCGTGATGATTGGAATCGCTTTCAG AGTTTCTTGGCTTTGTTGCCTGCTAATTGGAGGGATAATGTCTTCTACATCAGAAG GTGATTGGTCTCCTACACTGGGTTCTAATGCAGCATGGCTCTATGCAGGATCACTTAGGTCTCTAGGATATGGCAATTATAAGTCGCCAACAGCTCAAATGCAAGCGCAACAGAAACATCCGGCTGCCATCCTGCGGAAGGAACTGGCCCCCATGTCCCAGCAACCTCAGCAAGTATGGTATCCAGCCACTGAGCTTCAGAAGCAGAAGCAACTGACTGCCATGAACcagcaagtgtggcatccagctcCAATGCCCATGCTGCAGAAGGAACCGACCGCAGAACCTCAGCAACAGAGGCAACCAACAACTGTGCTCcagcaagtgtggcatccagctcaCATGCTGCAGCAGACGCAACTGACTGCCGTGCCCcagcaagtgtggcatccagctcaCATGCTGCAGCAGAAGCAACCGACTGCCGTGCCCcagcaagtgtggcatccagctcaCATGCTGCAGCAGAAGCAACCGACTGCCGTGCCCcagcaagtgtggcatccagctcaCATGCTGCAGCAGAAGCAACCGACTGCCGTGCCCcagcaagtgtggcatccagctcaCATGCTGCAGCAGAAGCAACCGACTGCCGTGCCCcagcaagtgtggcatccagATCACATGCTGCAGCAGAAGCAACCGACTGCCGTGCCCcagcaagtgtggcatccagctcaCATGCTGCAGCAGGAGCAACCGACTGCCGTGCCCcagcaagtgtggcatccagctcaCATGCTGCAGCAGAAGCAACCGACTGCTGTGCCCcagcaagtgtggcatccagctcaCATGCTGCAGCAGAAGCAACCGAGTCCCGTGCCCcagcaagtgtggcatccagctcaCATGCTGCAGCAGCAACCGACCGCCGTGCCCcagcaagtgtggcatccagctcaaatgcCCCTGCAGCAGAAGCAACCGACCACCATGCCCcagcaagtgtggcatccagctcaaatgcATCAGCAGCAACCGACCGCCGTGCCCcagcaagtgtggcatccagctcaCATGCTGCAGCAGCAACCGACCGCCGTGCCCCAGCAAGTGTGGAATCCTTCTCAAATGCCCCTGCAGCAGAAGGAACCGACTGCCACGCCCCAGCAAGTGTGGCATCCTTCGCAAATGCCCCTGCAGCAGAAGCAACCGACCGCCATGCCCcagcaagtgtggcatccagctcaCATGCTGCAGAAGCAACCTACCGCAGAACCTCAGCAGCAGAGGCAACCAACAACTGTGCCCcagcaagtgtggcatccagctcGCATGCCCCTGCAGCAGAAGCAACCGACTGCCGTGCCCCAGCAAGTGTGGCATCCTTCTCAAATGCCCCTGCAGCAGAAGCAACCTACTGCAGAACCTCAGCAGCAGAGGCAACCAACAACTGTGCCCcagcaagtgtggcatccagctcaCATGCTGCAGAAGCAACCTACCGCAGAACCTCAGCAGCAGAGGCAACCAACAACTGTGCCCcagcaagtgtggcatccagctcGCATGCCCCTGCAGCAGAAGCAACCGACTGCCGTGCCCCAGCAAGTGTGGCATCCTTCTCAAATGCCCCTGCAGCAGAAGCAACCTACTGCAGAACCTCAGCAGCAGAGGCAACCAACAACTGTGCCCcagcaagtgtggcatccagctcaCATGCTGCCGCAGAAGCAACCAACAACTGTGCCCCAGCAAGTGTGGCATCCTTCTCAAATGCCCCTGCAGCAGAAGCAACCGACTGCCGTCCCCCAGCAAGTGTGGCATCCTTCTCAAATGCCCCTGCAGCAGAAGCAACCGACTGCCGTCCCCCAGCAAGTGTGGCATCCTTCTCAAATGCCCCTGCAGCAGAAGCAACCGACTGCCGTGCCCcagcaagtgtggcatccagctcaaTTTCCCCAGCAGAAGCAACTGGCCCCCATGCCTCTACTGCAGAAGGAACCAACCACCATAGCCCAGCAACCTCAGCAGgtgtggcatccagctcaaatgcCCAAGAATCGACCAGCCACTGAACCTCAGCAGCAGAAGCAACCATCCACCACGCCCCAGCAAGCGTTGCTTCCAGCTCAA ATGCCCCTGCAGCAGAAGCAACTGGCCACTGAACCTCAACAGAAGGAACTGACCGCCATGCCCCAGCAAGTGTGGTATGAAGCTAAAATGTTCCAGCAGCTAAATCATCTGGCCGCCATGCCACAGAAGCAACAGGCCTCCATTTCCGAGCAGCCTCCGCTCGTGTGGCATCCAGCTCAATTTCCCCCGCAGCAGAAGGAACTGGCTGTCGAGCCCCAGCAAGTGTGGTATCAAGCTAAAATGCTTCAGCAGCAAAATCATCTGGCCGCCATTCCCCAGCAGCCTCCGCTCGTGTGGCATCCAGCTCAATTTCCCCCGCAGCAGAAGGAACTGGCTGTCGAGCCCCAGCAAGTGTGGTATCAAGCTAAAATGCTTCAGCAGCAAAATCATCTGGCCGCCATTCCCCAGCAGCCTCCGCTCgtgtggcatccagctcaaaGTCCCCAGCAGAAGCAACTGGCTGTCGAACCTCAGCAGGTGTGGAATCCAGCTCAAATTCCCAAGAAGCAACTAGCCACTGAATTGCAGAAGCAACCATCTACCACGCCCCAGCAAGCATTGCTTCCAGCTCAAATGCCCCTGCAGCAGAAGCAACTGGCCACTGAACCTCAACAGAAGGAACTGACCGCCATGCCCCAGCAAGTGTGGTATCAAGTTAAAACATTCCAGCAGCAAAATTTGGCTGCCATGCCACAGAAGCAACAGGCCTCCATTCCCGAGCAGCCTCCGCTCGTGTGGCATCCAGCTCAATTTCCCCCGCAGCAGAAGGAACTGGCTGTCGAGCCCCAGCAAGTGTGGTATCCAGCTCAAATGCCCCAGCAGCAACTGGCCATGTCTCAGCAGAAACACTACGAAAGCACTGAAGATGGTGCCTCTAGTAGCTCTCAGTTCCAAATCGGTTTCAAATCCCACAACGAGAATGGCAAAACTGTCTTCTCCCAAACCCGCTACACTCGTAGGGAGGCTATGCCTATTGACAGCGGAAATGCTCCCAATGGCACATACCCGCCACTAGTAAAGGATCCTACAAG GACAATCTAA